In a genomic window of Sphingomonas koreensis:
- a CDS encoding alginate export family protein: MRALALLAALAPVAAWAQQVEQTNLRYDEDWSVLREKEQHDWRQAKYLPLDAGGDIYLTLGGEARARFEGFDNNLWGDPPAPDNGYLWLRAMPHADLQAGPARVFVQSIAGYARGVGAGKGPSDETGIDLLQGFAEIRFPLGQESFLTLRGGRELMALGSERLVGIRYGPNIPQAFDGARLIAGHGAIRVDAFHLRPVAIGGGDFDDEASRTRRLDGIYATITAAKEVGIDVYWLGYENEAAGFAGRTALETRGTFGIRFFGKRGNFGWNWEAMLQRGRFDGDRIRAWSLATETAWSFPHTPLSPRFRLRANIASGDRDAADDKLGTFNALFPKGKYFGELSPIGPRNIVNIHPSTDLDLGSGVSVEIAAAAFWRQSRGDGIYDIPGQLIRPAAGSTARHIGNQVEISASWQASEILSFTASLSAFRPGAFIEETGPARTIRMVGAEFMLKL, translated from the coding sequence ATGCGCGCGCTGGCGCTTCTTGCCGCACTCGCGCCCGTCGCCGCATGGGCGCAGCAGGTCGAGCAGACGAACCTGCGCTATGACGAGGACTGGTCGGTGCTGCGCGAAAAGGAGCAGCACGACTGGCGTCAGGCCAAATATTTACCGCTCGACGCGGGCGGCGACATCTATCTGACCCTCGGCGGCGAAGCGCGCGCGCGGTTCGAGGGCTTCGACAATAATCTCTGGGGCGATCCGCCCGCACCCGACAACGGCTATCTCTGGCTCCGCGCCATGCCGCATGCCGATCTGCAGGCCGGCCCGGCACGCGTTTTCGTGCAGAGTATCGCGGGCTATGCGCGCGGCGTCGGCGCAGGCAAAGGCCCGTCCGACGAGACCGGGATCGACCTGCTCCAGGGGTTCGCCGAGATCCGCTTCCCGCTCGGCCAAGAGAGCTTCCTGACCCTGCGCGGCGGGCGCGAGCTGATGGCGCTCGGATCGGAGCGGCTGGTCGGCATCCGCTACGGCCCCAATATCCCTCAGGCCTTCGACGGGGCCCGGCTCATCGCCGGGCATGGCGCGATCCGCGTCGATGCGTTCCATCTGCGCCCCGTCGCCATCGGCGGCGGCGATTTCGACGACGAGGCCTCCAGGACCCGGCGGCTCGACGGCATCTACGCGACCATCACCGCCGCAAAGGAAGTCGGTATCGACGTCTATTGGCTCGGCTATGAAAATGAAGCCGCCGGCTTCGCCGGCCGTACCGCACTCGAGACACGCGGCACCTTCGGCATCCGCTTCTTCGGCAAGCGGGGCAATTTCGGCTGGAACTGGGAAGCGATGCTCCAGCGCGGACGCTTCGATGGCGACAGGATCCGCGCCTGGTCGCTGGCAACCGAGACCGCGTGGAGCTTCCCGCACACGCCCCTCAGCCCTCGCTTTCGCTTGCGCGCCAATATCGCGAGCGGCGATCGGGACGCAGCCGATGACAAGCTCGGCACCTTCAACGCGCTCTTTCCCAAGGGCAAGTATTTCGGCGAACTATCGCCGATCGGCCCGCGCAACATCGTCAATATCCATCCAAGCACCGATCTCGACCTGGGCTCCGGGGTCAGTGTCGAGATCGCCGCCGCTGCCTTCTGGCGTCAAAGCCGCGGCGACGGCATCTACGATATTCCCGGCCAGCTGATCCGGCCGGCAGCCGGAAGCACCGCGCGCCATATCGGCAATCAGGTCGAGATTTCGGCGAGCTGGCAGGCGAGCGAGATCCTTTCCTTCACCGCCTCGCTGTCGGCCTTTCGCCCCGGTGCCTTCATCGAGGAAACGGGTCCCGCACGCACGATCCGGATGGTCGGGGCGGAATTCATGCTGAAACTCTAG